CATGCTTATATTATACTATAAtctgacttcttttttaaaagattaagaaTGCAGTGATGATGAAACATTATTTAAACCTGGAGTAGAGCGATTACAATGAACAGCCTATTTGCTTCCTTGTGGTAGTCATTTAACTTGTAGGAATAATTTGGTTCAACCTTTTTTTCTAAGTAAACGGTTGTCCCATTTTTAGTGATGCTAAGATCAGTAGCTTCAGAGGGACAGTTTGCTCCCTGTTTTATTCAAGAATGAATGGTGTCCTTAATCAGTTATTTCATTAAAGTTGCAAAATGATTTTTCTAGATCTGTCATTCCTTCTGTGTTCAGTGGCTAGAATTCTTCTGTAATGAGGAATGTCCTCTTACCTAGAACTAGCAGCTAGTGTTACCCTGAAGTACAGTATATGCAGGAAAAGCAGcataaatgcttttctttctaaTTCTCAATATTCAAAGTAAGGAATTTCAGTGAGGatatttttgaataaaaagtttaaatgtcAGATAAGTTTGATTTTCAGACTATTTTCTAGTATTGATTCTAGGATTtctccaaatatttattttagaaaaaaaaatttttttaattaattcttttttactttttaaaatgctgcagtGTTACTGCCCAAGTCAAATAAGGGTCATACTGGCAGTTCCCCAAAATGCTTAGAGTTATTGGCCCAGAGTTAAGAGGAACAGAAGTAGATGATAAGGGGAATGAGGCAGTATATCTTTGGTGAACTGGAAAGTTTGTTTGTGTGGgacatgttttttctttctgcaatactagactattttattaaaatgtttttgtcaTGTGAATTATACTCGCTGAACATATTGGTGTCTAGATAAACCACTGGTTTTATTAGTATAGTAAGTGTGGACTTTTCCAAGGTAATTTTTGACCCCTTTCAAGGTAATGATAACTGGCAATCACTAGACATTTTGAAAGTTGTGAGCATTACATTTAATTTACAAACGTTTATTGAATACTTTTAAGTCCCAGTCATTATTCTGGGAATATCAGTCTGTCTCATGTTTATCAAAAGAATCTAAATTCATCTTTAACtgcttataaatttaaaatatctccaAGGTGTCATTATTCTCTTTCTTAGAGTATGGTGGTTAATTTGTTTGAGAAAATGACTCTCTTTATTTGAGTATTCAGATGTTGTTTTCTTAGGACCTTTATTTTCCTGGAGTGCACTGGAATGTGGTATTGGATGATAATTATTCATGGAAAGAGAATAATATCTCCATTCCTGCAAATCAGAGATTTATTTGGTTAATAAGCTCCTTTTGTAGAACTTGACTCCTTAGAGGTGTAAGCCGGTCTATAGACATTAGGAGAATTATTTAGGAGaattacttgaatttttttttttttttaatgaaagtatgATCACTGTTTGGGGTGAAGCAGTGGGAATTGATAGCATCTTGGTATCCTGTCTGTGACCCAAATTGtaactttcttttaatatttagagACGTCTTCTCCCAAATATGCATTTACATTCCACATTAGTCATTATTACTTAgcctttaaaattctgttttcctttagaCATCTgtataaatgttttcattatgtGAAACTTAGTGGTTTGAATTCTAAATCCCAGCAAAACTTCCGTATCATTGCATTTTGcctcagtcttttaaattttatagtggggagaaggaaatggcaacccactctagtattcttgtctgggaaatctcatggacagaggagcatggcaggctatagtccatggagtctcaaaagagttggacacgacttagccactaaacaacaaccaccgtCCATAGCCCCACCTGTTAGAGGTAATCTGTGTTACTCTGTTATGTAAATTCAAAGCACTAACTAACTGATTTGCTCCTTGAGCATCTGCAGCTTCCAGTCTGAGGAAATCTCAGGTTTCTCTAGGAAGAGGCATGATACATGAATCTGGAATGACAACAGCCAAGTCAGGAGGTCCCCCGAGGGACAAGGTCAGAGAGGTCAGAACCATGAGAGGGTGATCCTTGGCAGACGCCCAGGATGGAGACAGAGCCAAAGGGTGGACACCACCCCTCCTCCAGCTGTGGCCACTTCAGGAAGGTTTCTGAGAGTCACAGGTCCACTAGCCTCCTCCCCATCCAAGTGACTGCTCTTCTGCTGCTTTCTGTGAGAGCAGTCTTAAATGGAGTCTCTCTCATAAATGATGGAactctgtaaaataaaataaaataaattttataatggGCTTTTAATTGTCTTGCCTGTCGTTAACAGGAATCACTGTGAAATAATTCTCATCTCATACGGGAATCAACAGCATAGGGACAGGGAGATAGTTTGAAAAGTTCTGTTGTAGCTCAGCTCCCAATTTCAGAAATCATTGTCCTAAGAAATACCCACAAAGTCAGTTGAACCATGAAATTTAGTTGCTTAGAATGTAAGTAGTGATAAATCcatagccctttttttttttttttttacctaagtCTCTTATTTCAAAAGAATTATTGGTAATTTTACCTATAGAAAACAACTTTTGGTGTCTTAGTAACTTTCCACATCTTTATATTTTGCCCAAAATGAAATCAGTTACATATTGTCTTGTAAATTGCCATTTTCTGTTAAAAGTCTCCATCTTTCCATATCATTAAatgtttgtctcttttcatacTCAGACCATATTCAGATGTAACTTGCCCCTACATTTTCTGTAAATGAAAGCTCTAGACTGAAGTCTTCATTAACTGTAAGTTCAACAGAATATTTCCCCTAAAATGTCCTTTACAGCTAGTTTTTTAAAACCAACATTCGGTCTGAAGAAAACCCATTACATGTATTTATGTCTCTTAATTCCACTTAATCTAGCAGAGTCCTTTTATTTCCATGCACTGGCTCTAGAGATtgcacagttttgtttttaagtacaGGGATGTAGAAAATTgcttaatgaatatttaaattttattttacatatttttatctaatagttctgttttttttttttaatttattttttatttcagcaaaGCAAGCTATCAATCAGGGGAGATCGCCGGTCATAATAGACAACACTAATACACAAGCTTGGGAAATGAAACCATATGTGGAAATGGTAAATATGAGATATGAGAgagtttttctattcttttcagttttttcataTTCTGAAATTTCAGTTACTTTGATGTTTACTATTAAAACATTTGTTCTTGTTCTCTAAAGAGGTGTGTCCATttgctcaattttttaaaaattgagaatggTGCTTATTAAGCAATATATTCATCTTGTTAGTTTTGCCTGGACTTGAGAATAGTGATTGGAACTTGACTGTTAAGTagccttaaaatttttataaaccatattattttaaaggtaaattttTCTTGGTTGAGCAAATTGAGAAGTATTGTCTAAGTGAAATTTATATGTCTTCCATCTTTTTACTTTAAGAAGTAttctctgggtttttgttttcttcctttcttttgtgtAGGCCATAGGAAAAGGATACAGAGTAGAGTTTCATGAACCTGAAACTTGGTGGAAATTTGATCCTGAAGAATTAGAAAAGTAAGgcactcaaaaaaaatttttaatctcttaccttttttttctttcttttctccttttcatgaTCAATTTCTTTACTAGCTTTTGTTTGTTAAATCTTTGATACCTATGAATAGGGACtattactactgctgctgctgctgctgctaagtcacttcagtcgtgtccaactctgggcgaccccgtagacggcagcctaccaggctccgctgtccctgggattctccaggcaaggacactggagtgggttcacttTCTATTAAGAGGAGCATTGACTTAAATTCAACTTGTTTGAGGCTCTTTGCAAAATTACATTTCCTTAAATGTTCTTTGTTAAGTGTGTTCGTTACTTTTTCTTAGTGACTTCCTGCGTTGGTTCCCAGTTTATTGAATGCTAGTGGAGATCCAGAAAACTGAGAGAAAAACTAGGACTTCTGCTTTTTAGCTAGGCCACTTCTCTGCATTGCCTTTCCAGCTTCATCTCCTTCCCATTTTAGATCCCATCACCTTTTTACCTGAtgcttttctctctcccccttttccaTCTTTACTGCAACATATCCATTATCCTATAGCCAAGATTTAGGGAATCAATGTGTTTAAGaattcagattttgtttttttttaaattttagaaaggtAATACAGAACCTGTACCTAATTGTTAGCACTTCTAGCAAGAGTTTGGGGCAGCATGGCATAATCAAACATCTCCGTGTTTCTGCAGCAGATTGTGAATGATCAGTCTGTTCAGATGAGAAAAATTTATATGGTTTAATGTTCTGAGTAGATCATGCTGCCATATGAGTACAGGCATGGTTAGACTTTGCTTCTGTGTGAGTCAACAGAAAACTGAATTTTCAGAGTATTTTAGATTTCAGGATTTGTGAGGGATTGTGGTCTTGTATACTTTCAACCCTGATCTTCCATTTGTGTTTACCTTTATTCATTTCCCCTGGTTTTCCTGACTGtaaatcatttttcctttcttcattttcactCCTCCTACCTCACCTTTGTTGACAACTTTTAACTCACATACCTTACAATTTACCCAttaaaagtgtacaattcagtggttttcagtatattcacagagttgtgcaaccatcacctctCTGTTTAAGACCATTTTTTTCTCCCACGTTTCCCTCTTCTGCTTAAAACTGTTATTCTGTATATGGTGTTCAactgctttctttcctccttgCCTTTCATTCCTTTTGTATCTTTGAATTTTTGTTGCTTTGGttatctttctttccctttctaatTTGCATGCCAAATCAAATTTATGAAGAAACTGGTAGATATTATTAATATCTGGTATTCTTTGCCTGCCCTCTGTGTGATTATTGCTCCTCAGGTAGAAAGAAGAGAGAGTTTAAAAACTAAAGATACGCTTaatcaaaaaaaaagtaaaaaaaaaaaaaaacaactaaagatACTTGGCGTGTGTTGAATAAGTGAGTTAATGGAAGTATTGTTGTTGAAACTTATTATAATTCTTAATATAAAATAACTTTACAAAATAAAGTCAATTTAACTGCTATCTAGTATAGTTTGACAgatttttatgtcatttttctGGGAAGATGAGTTAGCTTTAGTAAGTCTAGAacttaataaatgtaaaatatgttcTGTATGTTTTGCCATGTCCAACTCAAGTTACAGAAAACTACAagggttaaatttttaaaaaaattttttgagagaCAAGAATAATTTGTAAACCACTTTTTGCTGTCAAAATTAAACTCACagaaaagtacattaaaaatatgTAGTTTAACAAGTTTCTCATAAGTCAGATATTCATTTAACTGTTACTCGTGTCATGAGAGCTTTACTAACactttagaagttttttttaattccttttcctgGTAACAATTCCCTACAATTACTTGCTTGCTGTTCCTTAAAgccttttttttgctttaaaaaaaaatccttcacttTAGCACCATAGTTTAGTTTCTTTCAaagtttatatattaataaatagaatTACACAATATATAGTCATTGTTTCTAGTTTCTTTCATTCAATACTATGTTTGTGAGATATGTAAAAATTGTATTGCTAATAATAGTTTGGtgtttataataaatttttttaatgcagatgtgttaaaaataacttttacaagttatacatattttatattgatttttgtaAGTCCTAGAAACCCACTCAGTTCTTCTGTAATTCTCAAAACGGTGTTgcataatctttttattttcttgtttaaaagTTGGGGGTCATTAACTCAGTGGTTCAGTGAACCAGTAGTTAGTTCTATGTGAAGAAAGTATAATCAGTTAacattttgctgtgatttatggtaTTTTAAGCCTTTTTACTATATTGTTTAAAACTGAGAGAGCCCTTTTTTTAGAGGTATATCTTCTAGTATTTATTTGCAAAAGGTAATTTAGACTCTATTCAGCTCTGTTACTCTAAAATAGGTTAATCCTATACattcttaaaaaatagaattaaaatccttttctttttcgGTAGGAGGAATAAACATGGTGTGTCTCGAAAGAAGATTGCTCAGATGTTGGATCGTTATGAATATCAAATGTCCATCTCTATTGTAATGAATTCAGTGGAACCGCCACACAAAAGCACACAAAGACCTCCTCCTTCACAGGAGAGACAGAGGTGGGGAGGCTCTCTAGGCTCACATAATGAAGTCTGTGTTACAAATAATCATTAAGTTGGCTATTTCAGCTAACTCATTTGTTGCTtgcccttaaaaaaaattagtgagcCTGTCTTGAAACTTAAGTAGTTTCAGATTTTAACAAAAGACCACGTTGCCTCACAAAAGATGTTCCCAGCAAGTTGTTTAAATTTTGAagtgtaaataaaaattatataaaattgtattttaaatgtttttataatcTTTTGTTGTAATACTTCTGGTTATTATGAAGATCCCTGAGTAGAGTGGGTAGGAACCAGAATGTTTTTCTATAATTGAATTTTAAACTGATTTTATCTTTTGTAGATGTCAGACAGTTTTATAGTTCATACCTAAATTCAACTTTTCATAAAACTTGAGTATTTTTCTTTGACtatcttaaatatttaatattaacttGTTATAGGAACTTTAGTTGATTCTTCTATTCATAATACTGGTAAAATTATGCTTTTCTGCAAATTCATCTTTGTAAAGTATTTCTAAGCTGTAATTAGCATATCACTTACTAAAACAAAATTCTTTGTCAAATGCCAATACAGTAGGTATATCAGTCACCAGGGGTTTTTTCCTCTGTAATTTATGTTTTCATCACCCTTCTTCTTAAGCCATTCCCTGTCTCTCCATACTCCCCAATTCTGGAATGAAAAACAGGGCAATGACTATATAGTTTATAAAAGCTCTTCACGTTATTCTGATAGTATATCACTTTTCTCTATTTAAATTAACACAGGATAATTCTagtgtgaaaaatattttagacagCTCCTTAGCATTAATTATAGGAAGATTTGTCCTCTGGATTGTTTTACTTCTCCAGGTTTTAGCTTTTCTTTAAGGACAACTGTGTATCTCACTTTATCGTTTTTGTAAGATTGTGTTCcatcacttaaaattttaaaatcgaGATGGAATTCATTTCAGAGCTCTTGGGCAATTCATCCtaattttgctttgatttatccatttttaggaaagaaaaaaacaagctaATTACAACTGTTGAAAATTTTTTATGTGTTTTACATGGTAATAGTTCATGTCGTTTAAGTCTTCCTTCTCCTAAACCAACCTATCCTAAATCCtacagtatatttttttctttaattttaatttgtatgaagtatagttgattaacagtgttgtggtagttataggtgtagagcaaagtggtGAATCTCATAATCTtctgatgttttaaaactttttagaattttttttcagctttaaatATTCTCTCACAtctttatattactttttaactaatattaaattattaagtAATACTAATTGCAAGGCT
This DNA window, taken from Capricornis sumatraensis isolate serow.1 chromosome 12, serow.2, whole genome shotgun sequence, encodes the following:
- the N4BP2L2 gene encoding NEDD4-binding protein 2-like 2 isoform X2, which gives rise to MPYGEIEAKSMGYEEEVLTEPCSKKLKSTEEAILLGQSRDGIVFSTDDYFHHQDGYRYNVNQLGDAHDWNQNRAKQAINQGRSPVIIDNTNTQAWEMKPYVEMAIGKGYRVEFHEPETWWKFDPEELEKRNKHGVSRKKIAQMLDRYEYQMSISIVMNSVEPPHKSTQRPPPSQERQRWGGSLGSHNEVCVTNNH
- the N4BP2L2 gene encoding NEDD4-binding protein 2-like 2 isoform X3, with the translated sequence MALCSALMTIFTIKMAKQAINQGRSPVIIDNTNTQAWEMKPYVEMAIGKGYRVEFHEPETWWKFDPEELEKRNKHGVSRKKIAQMLDRYEYQMSISIVMNSVEPPHKSTQRPPPSQERQRWGGSLGSHNEVCVTNNH